In one window of Acanthochromis polyacanthus isolate Apoly-LR-REF ecotype Palm Island chromosome 8, KAUST_Apoly_ChrSc, whole genome shotgun sequence DNA:
- the LOC110964882 gene encoding receptor-interacting serine/threonine-protein kinase 3-like isoform X3, which yields MQEMALHSHKTELVGNESLEKWERLDSGGFGTVYKARHKGWRFDVAIKLIHHPDCVRELWDEASHMDKAACQFVIWLYGMYQGCPPIGNPSMQQGIVMEFMARGSIQTLQKNLPGRPPWPLVFRLAHQVALGMNFLHERKLLHQDLKPSNVLLNDDLNAKVADFGLSMVSTSALTSNTEMSGQLGGSFKYQPPESFQTSYNPVRAFDRYSYGILLWSIISGKDPYPAALYSLVALRIPLGDRPDCKEIEQIKVEGLEELFDLMKKCWNGDPSKRPTFKDCLEVTERVFSKHKKDIHRAVHEVLTKLDNPHFNEKRAFIDTPPISEQPQYAEDHVEVSEEPDSGSVPEKNLTVADKAKFISDNRAVLIQTVSEVLTIAEELGEMVHPGAYSVIEAKATPQDQMRVLYQRTFRSGGDVVKAAFYDALKKHHPHLVERLGG from the exons ATG CAGGAGATGGCGCTGCATAGCCATAAGACTGAGCTGGTTGGTAATGAAAGCTTGGAGAAATGGGAGCGCCTTGATTCAGGGGGATTTGGTACCGTCTACAAGGCCAGGCACAAGGGCTGGCGTTTTGATGTGGCCATAAAGCTTATCCATCATCCTGACTG TGTCAGAGAACTGTGGGACGAGGCTAGTCATATGGACAAAGCTGCCTGTCAGTTTGTGATTTGGCTTTATGGAATGTATCAGGGATGCCCACCAATAGGAAACCCATCCATGCAACAGGGAATAGTCATGGAGTTTATGGCAAGAGGATCTATTCAAACCTTGCAGAAAAACCTGCCTGGCCGTCCACCGTGGCCCCTGGTCTTCCGCTTGGCCCACCAAGTTGCCCTAGGAATGAACTTTCTTCACGAAAGGAAACTTTTGCATCAGGATCTAAAGCCAAGCAATGTGTTGTTAAACGATGACCTGAATGCCAAG gtgGCAGACTTTGGTCTGTCCATGGTTTCCACCAGTGCTTTGACTAGCAACACAGAAATGTCAGGACAGCTTGGAGGCTCCTTTAAGTACCAGCCTCCTGAGTCTTTTCAGACATCATATAATCCTGTTCGTGCTTTTGACAGATACAg CTATGGCATCCTTCTCTGGTCTATTATTTCTGGTAAAGACCCTTATCCAG CGGCTTTGTACAGTCTTGTGGCACTGAGGATCCCCCTGGGGGACAGACCTGATTGTAAGGAAATTGAACAGATTAAGGTAGAGGGGCTGGAAGAGCTTTTTGACCTCATGAAGAAGTGCTGGAATGGGGATCCATCCAAGAGGCCAACCTTTAAAG ACTGCCTTGAAGTCACTGAGCGTGTGTTCTCAAAGCACAAGAAGGACATTCATCGTGCGGTCCATGAAGTGTTGACAAAACTG GATAATCCGCATTTCAATGAAAAGCGGGCATTCATTGACACTCCTCCGATTTCAG aACAGCCACAATATGCTGAGGATCATGTCGAGGTTTCAGAGGAG CCGGATTCTGGCAGTGTTCCTgagaaaaatctgactgttgCAGATAAAG CCAAGTTCATCAGTGACAACCGAGCAGTTTTAATACAAACTGTTTCTGAGGTGCTGACCATAGCGGAAGAGCTTGGAGAGATGGTCCATCCTGGTGCCTACTCAGTGATAGAAGCTAAAGCAACACCTCAGGATCAAATGCGAGTGCTCTACCAAAGGACGTTTCGTTCAGGAGGGGATGTGGTCAAAGCTGCCTTTTATGACGCCCTTAAAAAACATCACCCTCATCTGGTGGAgaggcttg GTGGCTAA
- the LOC110964882 gene encoding receptor-interacting serine/threonine-protein kinase 3-like isoform X1, whose protein sequence is MQEMALHSHKTELVGNESLEKWERLDSGGFGTVYKARHKGWRFDVAIKLIHHPDCVRELWDEASHMDKAACQFVIWLYGMYQGCPPIGNPSMQQGIVMEFMARGSIQTLQKNLPGRPPWPLVFRLAHQVALGMNFLHERKLLHQDLKPSNVLLNDDLNAKVADFGLSMVSTSALTSNTEMSGQLGGSFKYQPPESFQTSYNPVRAFDRYSYGILLWSIISGKDPYPAALYSLVALRIPLGDRPDCKEIEQIKVEGLEELFDLMKKCWNGDPSKRPTFKDCLEVTERVFSKHKKDIHRAVHEVLTKLDNPHFNEKRAFIDTPPISEQPQYAEDHVGGSEEPDFVSGFKKNLTVADEEQPQYAEDHVEVSEEPDSGSVPEKNLTVADKAKFISDNRAVLIQTVSEVLTIAEELGEMVHPGAYSVIEAKATPQDQMRVLYQRTFRSGGDVVKAAFYDALKKHHPHLVERLGG, encoded by the exons ATG CAGGAGATGGCGCTGCATAGCCATAAGACTGAGCTGGTTGGTAATGAAAGCTTGGAGAAATGGGAGCGCCTTGATTCAGGGGGATTTGGTACCGTCTACAAGGCCAGGCACAAGGGCTGGCGTTTTGATGTGGCCATAAAGCTTATCCATCATCCTGACTG TGTCAGAGAACTGTGGGACGAGGCTAGTCATATGGACAAAGCTGCCTGTCAGTTTGTGATTTGGCTTTATGGAATGTATCAGGGATGCCCACCAATAGGAAACCCATCCATGCAACAGGGAATAGTCATGGAGTTTATGGCAAGAGGATCTATTCAAACCTTGCAGAAAAACCTGCCTGGCCGTCCACCGTGGCCCCTGGTCTTCCGCTTGGCCCACCAAGTTGCCCTAGGAATGAACTTTCTTCACGAAAGGAAACTTTTGCATCAGGATCTAAAGCCAAGCAATGTGTTGTTAAACGATGACCTGAATGCCAAG gtgGCAGACTTTGGTCTGTCCATGGTTTCCACCAGTGCTTTGACTAGCAACACAGAAATGTCAGGACAGCTTGGAGGCTCCTTTAAGTACCAGCCTCCTGAGTCTTTTCAGACATCATATAATCCTGTTCGTGCTTTTGACAGATACAg CTATGGCATCCTTCTCTGGTCTATTATTTCTGGTAAAGACCCTTATCCAG CGGCTTTGTACAGTCTTGTGGCACTGAGGATCCCCCTGGGGGACAGACCTGATTGTAAGGAAATTGAACAGATTAAGGTAGAGGGGCTGGAAGAGCTTTTTGACCTCATGAAGAAGTGCTGGAATGGGGATCCATCCAAGAGGCCAACCTTTAAAG ACTGCCTTGAAGTCACTGAGCGTGTGTTCTCAAAGCACAAGAAGGACATTCATCGTGCGGTCCATGAAGTGTTGACAAAACTG GATAATCCGCATTTCAATGAAAAGCGGGCATTCATTGACACTCCTCCGATTTCAG aACAGCCACAATATGCTGAGGATCACGTCGGAGGTTCAGAGGAG CCGGAttttgtcagtggttttaaaaaaaatctcactgtTGCAGATGAAG aACAGCCACAATATGCTGAGGATCATGTCGAGGTTTCAGAGGAG CCGGATTCTGGCAGTGTTCCTgagaaaaatctgactgttgCAGATAAAG CCAAGTTCATCAGTGACAACCGAGCAGTTTTAATACAAACTGTTTCTGAGGTGCTGACCATAGCGGAAGAGCTTGGAGAGATGGTCCATCCTGGTGCCTACTCAGTGATAGAAGCTAAAGCAACACCTCAGGATCAAATGCGAGTGCTCTACCAAAGGACGTTTCGTTCAGGAGGGGATGTGGTCAAAGCTGCCTTTTATGACGCCCTTAAAAAACATCACCCTCATCTGGTGGAgaggcttg GTGGCTAA
- the LOC110964882 gene encoding receptor-interacting serine/threonine-protein kinase 3-like isoform X2 yields the protein MALHSHKTELVGNESLEKWERLDSGGFGTVYKARHKGWRFDVAIKLIHHPDCVRELWDEASHMDKAACQFVIWLYGMYQGCPPIGNPSMQQGIVMEFMARGSIQTLQKNLPGRPPWPLVFRLAHQVALGMNFLHERKLLHQDLKPSNVLLNDDLNAKVADFGLSMVSTSALTSNTEMSGQLGGSFKYQPPESFQTSYNPVRAFDRYSYGILLWSIISGKDPYPAALYSLVALRIPLGDRPDCKEIEQIKVEGLEELFDLMKKCWNGDPSKRPTFKDCLEVTERVFSKHKKDIHRAVHEVLTKLDNPHFNEKRAFIDTPPISEQPQYAEDHVGGSEEPDFVSGFKKNLTVADEEQPQYAEDHVEVSEEPDSGSVPEKNLTVADKAKFISDNRAVLIQTVSEVLTIAEELGEMVHPGAYSVIEAKATPQDQMRVLYQRTFRSGGDVVKAAFYDALKKHHPHLVERLGG from the exons ATGGCGCTGCATAGCCATAAGACTGAGCTGGTTGGTAATGAAAGCTTGGAGAAATGGGAGCGCCTTGATTCAGGGGGATTTGGTACCGTCTACAAGGCCAGGCACAAGGGCTGGCGTTTTGATGTGGCCATAAAGCTTATCCATCATCCTGACTG TGTCAGAGAACTGTGGGACGAGGCTAGTCATATGGACAAAGCTGCCTGTCAGTTTGTGATTTGGCTTTATGGAATGTATCAGGGATGCCCACCAATAGGAAACCCATCCATGCAACAGGGAATAGTCATGGAGTTTATGGCAAGAGGATCTATTCAAACCTTGCAGAAAAACCTGCCTGGCCGTCCACCGTGGCCCCTGGTCTTCCGCTTGGCCCACCAAGTTGCCCTAGGAATGAACTTTCTTCACGAAAGGAAACTTTTGCATCAGGATCTAAAGCCAAGCAATGTGTTGTTAAACGATGACCTGAATGCCAAG gtgGCAGACTTTGGTCTGTCCATGGTTTCCACCAGTGCTTTGACTAGCAACACAGAAATGTCAGGACAGCTTGGAGGCTCCTTTAAGTACCAGCCTCCTGAGTCTTTTCAGACATCATATAATCCTGTTCGTGCTTTTGACAGATACAg CTATGGCATCCTTCTCTGGTCTATTATTTCTGGTAAAGACCCTTATCCAG CGGCTTTGTACAGTCTTGTGGCACTGAGGATCCCCCTGGGGGACAGACCTGATTGTAAGGAAATTGAACAGATTAAGGTAGAGGGGCTGGAAGAGCTTTTTGACCTCATGAAGAAGTGCTGGAATGGGGATCCATCCAAGAGGCCAACCTTTAAAG ACTGCCTTGAAGTCACTGAGCGTGTGTTCTCAAAGCACAAGAAGGACATTCATCGTGCGGTCCATGAAGTGTTGACAAAACTG GATAATCCGCATTTCAATGAAAAGCGGGCATTCATTGACACTCCTCCGATTTCAG aACAGCCACAATATGCTGAGGATCACGTCGGAGGTTCAGAGGAG CCGGAttttgtcagtggttttaaaaaaaatctcactgtTGCAGATGAAG aACAGCCACAATATGCTGAGGATCATGTCGAGGTTTCAGAGGAG CCGGATTCTGGCAGTGTTCCTgagaaaaatctgactgttgCAGATAAAG CCAAGTTCATCAGTGACAACCGAGCAGTTTTAATACAAACTGTTTCTGAGGTGCTGACCATAGCGGAAGAGCTTGGAGAGATGGTCCATCCTGGTGCCTACTCAGTGATAGAAGCTAAAGCAACACCTCAGGATCAAATGCGAGTGCTCTACCAAAGGACGTTTCGTTCAGGAGGGGATGTGGTCAAAGCTGCCTTTTATGACGCCCTTAAAAAACATCACCCTCATCTGGTGGAgaggcttg GTGGCTAA